In Paenibacillus ihbetae, the following are encoded in one genomic region:
- a CDS encoding C40 family peptidase produces the protein MKKLVISLLGSAIIFSSGAVTAFADQQPNFQQQVKQLVGTPYKWGGTTTSGFDCSGFILYMFRNFDLDLPRTSQGQAQVGVHVDQEELRVGDLVFFNTNGKGISHAGVYIGDGQFAHASSSKGVRISKLSDSYYKPRYVTARRVLGQEEYAKLVGSVS, from the coding sequence TTGAAGAAATTGGTCATTTCTTTGCTAGGATCCGCAATCATTTTTTCTTCCGGTGCCGTGACAGCGTTTGCCGATCAGCAGCCTAACTTTCAGCAGCAAGTGAAGCAGTTAGTAGGAACACCGTACAAGTGGGGCGGAACAACCACAAGCGGATTTGATTGCTCCGGATTTATTCTGTATATGTTCCGTAATTTTGATCTTGACCTTCCGCGCACTTCCCAAGGACAAGCCCAAGTAGGCGTGCATGTAGACCAGGAAGAGCTGCGTGTCGGTGATCTGGTATTCTTCAACACGAACGGCAAGGGAATTTCACATGCTGGCGTTTATATTGGAGACGGGCAGTTCGCACATGCTTCAAGCAGCAAGGGTGTTCGAATCAGCAAGCTTAGCGATTCTTACTATAAGCCTCGTTATGTTACCGCACGTCGGGTGCTAGGCCAAGAGGAATATGCGAAGCTGGTAGGAAGCGTTAGCTAG
- a CDS encoding stalk domain-containing protein, which translates to MGKLAAASLLSLSLLGTGADHHPAHAAPSIYVLLDDVPLAFDAAPRIEKGVTYVPFRAVGEALGIDIKWNSKTQTVQAVKNGTDNTTEVQLRVGSTTAVVNKKNVKLPAAPIMREGRVLIPLSSFSSQFGASVKWNQATRTVSLKSPKSKMHLRAFYAIESFKERDIIQWMNSVAFGWSRIDRNGEFTLQGVEYRMPEAAGDITPQSLVADAEEQGIKPYLMVYALDGNGELTKMMSDALLRMKSIDGITAAVADNGFGGVVLDFEGLGFKLDAASQQKLLNQYVKDLRAALPKGAALSLAVPPLNSAYKGYDYKTLASIADDLIIMAYQYHPVGNKDRKPEPNTQVQQAIQLALDAGAPKDKLLLGISLGSETENSIDDKLGLAKRYQLKGAALWRLGIFRVYGDDIEGAMNKAVIKE; encoded by the coding sequence TTGGGAAAGCTGGCCGCCGCCTCCCTGCTCTCTTTGTCGCTGCTCGGAACCGGGGCTGATCATCATCCAGCCCATGCGGCACCATCCATTTACGTTCTGTTGGATGATGTTCCGCTTGCGTTCGATGCGGCTCCGCGAATTGAGAAAGGCGTAACGTACGTACCTTTCCGGGCCGTGGGCGAGGCACTGGGCATCGATATCAAATGGAACAGCAAGACTCAAACCGTGCAGGCGGTAAAGAACGGCACCGATAACACAACCGAGGTTCAGCTCAGAGTCGGCAGCACCACCGCCGTGGTGAATAAGAAGAACGTCAAGCTGCCTGCAGCGCCCATCATGCGCGAGGGACGCGTGCTGATTCCGCTCAGCTCGTTCAGCAGCCAATTCGGGGCTTCCGTAAAGTGGAATCAGGCAACGCGCACCGTATCGCTCAAATCACCGAAAAGCAAAATGCATCTGCGGGCCTTCTATGCCATTGAATCCTTCAAAGAGCGGGATATTATTCAATGGATGAATTCCGTCGCCTTTGGCTGGAGCCGAATTGACCGTAACGGCGAATTCACCCTTCAAGGGGTTGAATACCGCATGCCGGAAGCCGCCGGAGACATCACGCCCCAGTCACTTGTAGCCGATGCGGAAGAACAGGGCATTAAGCCCTATCTGATGGTATATGCACTGGACGGTAACGGCGAGCTGACAAAAATGATGAGCGACGCCTTGCTGCGGATGAAATCGATCGACGGGATTACCGCCGCCGTTGCGGACAATGGGTTCGGCGGAGTCGTGCTTGATTTCGAAGGATTGGGCTTCAAGCTGGATGCCGCCTCCCAGCAGAAGCTGCTGAACCAATACGTGAAGGACCTTAGAGCTGCCTTGCCGAAAGGGGCTGCCCTGTCCTTGGCCGTACCTCCGTTAAACAGCGCCTATAAAGGGTATGATTACAAAACGCTTGCATCGATTGCCGACGATCTGATTATCATGGCATACCAGTATCACCCGGTTGGCAACAAAGACCGAAAGCCGGAACCGAACACGCAAGTGCAGCAGGCCATTCAGCTTGCTTTGGATGCCGGGGCACCCAAGGACAAGCTGCTGCTTGGTATCAGCCTGGGCAGCGAAACGGAGAACTCCATCGACGACAAGCTTGGTCTGGCCAAGCGCTATCAGCTGAAAGGTGCGGCATTGTGGCGGCTCGGTATATTCAGAGTCTACGGTGATGATATCGAAGGCGCCATGAACAAAGCGGTGATCAAAGAGTGA
- a CDS encoding 2Fe-2S iron-sulfur cluster-binding protein — MFKFWRSRKNSHSAGHPSASGGQELAEAVPDKLIELSGREVHKSVAPVLGMTVLDLAERNDVDWNSFCKRGTCARCRCHVSVGVQHLSSPNQAEEQRLDPEELEEGYRLGCQSRIESVGPIKIKHAPYF, encoded by the coding sequence GTGTTTAAATTCTGGAGGAGTAGAAAGAACAGCCATTCGGCCGGTCATCCGTCTGCATCCGGTGGACAGGAGCTGGCGGAGGCTGTTCCCGACAAGCTCATCGAGCTTTCCGGTCGGGAGGTTCACAAGAGCGTTGCTCCCGTGCTTGGGATGACGGTGCTGGATCTGGCCGAGCGGAACGATGTGGATTGGAACTCTTTTTGCAAAAGGGGCACATGCGCACGCTGCCGATGCCATGTAAGCGTTGGTGTCCAGCATTTGTCGTCACCGAATCAGGCGGAGGAACAGAGGCTGGACCCCGAAGAGCTCGAGGAAGGGTACCGGCTCGGCTGCCAAAGCCGGATCGAATCGGTCGGCCCGATCAAGATTAAGCATGCCCCTTATTTTTAG
- a CDS encoding AraC family transcriptional regulator gives MPKIEIPHSRSDQFRFKKNPQLLFAGQVVDEDFFYGPPQIHDFCEILYVVEGRGEFRIAGKVYELRKGDVAIYNPGVPHEEKSAGSSPFKVIYCGVDSLHIEGVPQGMLLPPYVEPVISCEKYAYKVESYLSDIIRECDSQILGYETLSTNLLMSLITVIYRIIDVKHQFQALKGKHEIALRTKQFIDANYTQSISLKDIADTLYVSQHYLSHLFKKELGDSPFNYLISKRIEEAKRLLSDSDAPVHEVASQVGYGNDKYFSMLFKKITGQTPSSYRESQRRQAQLTE, from the coding sequence GTGCCGAAGATTGAAATACCACACAGCAGAAGCGATCAATTCCGATTCAAGAAAAATCCACAGCTGCTCTTTGCCGGACAGGTCGTGGATGAAGACTTCTTCTACGGACCGCCGCAAATCCATGATTTTTGCGAAATTTTGTATGTCGTGGAAGGCCGCGGCGAATTCAGGATCGCGGGCAAGGTGTACGAACTCCGAAAAGGAGATGTGGCCATCTACAATCCGGGTGTGCCGCATGAGGAGAAGTCGGCAGGAAGCAGTCCCTTTAAAGTCATCTATTGCGGAGTCGATTCCCTGCATATCGAGGGCGTTCCTCAGGGAATGCTGCTGCCTCCGTACGTGGAGCCGGTTATTTCATGCGAGAAATACGCATATAAGGTAGAGAGCTATCTATCGGACATCATTCGAGAATGCGATTCTCAAATTCTTGGCTATGAAACGCTGAGCACGAATCTGCTTATGTCGCTGATTACGGTCATTTACCGGATTATCGACGTGAAGCACCAATTCCAGGCGTTGAAAGGAAAACATGAAATTGCGCTGAGAACCAAGCAATTCATTGATGCCAACTACACCCAGAGCATCAGCCTGAAGGACATCGCCGACACGCTGTATGTCAGTCAGCACTATTTATCCCATCTATTCAAAAAAGAGCTCGGCGATTCGCCCTTCAACTACTTAATCTCCAAGCGGATTGAAGAAGCGAAACGTCTGCTGTCGGATTCCGACGCCCCCGTGCACGAGGTTGCGTCGCAGGTCGGATATGGGAATGATAAGTATTTCTCCATGCTGTTCAAAAAAATAACCGGGCAGACGCCATCCTCCTATCGGGAAAGTCAGCGGCGGCAAGCCCAGTTGACGGAATAA
- a CDS encoding L-fucose isomerase, with the protein MTIENDYRWRDGFPKIGIRPTIDGRRRGVRESLEEQTMNLAKAVAALLSEQLHYPNGEPVECVIADTCIGGVAEAAAAEKKFKHADVGLTITVTPCWCYGTETMDADPSRPKAVWGFNGTGRPGAVYLAAVLSAHAQKGLPAFGIYGEDVQDEGDTRIPDDVQEKLLRFARSGLAAAIMRGQAYLSMGSVSMGIAGSIVDDSFFQEYLGMRNEYVDMSEFTRRLEEEIYDPEEYKLALAWVKENCVEGPDNNPQKLQTSRERKDYEWETVVKMTLITRDLMIGNPRLAELGFEEEAQGHHAIASGFQGQRQWTDHFPNGDFLETILNSSFDWNGKRSPYIVATENDSLNGVGMLFGYLLTNTAQIFADVRTYWSPASVERVTGYKLEGKAAGGILHLINSGSAALDGTGEQQRDGKPVMKPFWEITDEEVERTLKATQFRPASLEYFRGGGFSTDYLTRGGMPMTMFRLNLVKGIGPVLQIAEGYSVDLPAEVHDTLDKRTDPTWPTTWFVPNITGEGAFTSVYEVMNQWGANHGVISYGHIGADLITLASVLRIPVNMHNVPAEQVFRPRAWGLFGTADPESADFRACQNFGPLYK; encoded by the coding sequence ATGACGATTGAAAACGATTACAGATGGAGAGACGGATTTCCGAAGATCGGAATCCGGCCGACGATCGACGGGCGGCGAAGAGGCGTGCGGGAATCCCTCGAGGAACAAACGATGAACCTGGCCAAGGCGGTTGCGGCGCTGCTGTCGGAGCAGCTCCATTATCCGAACGGCGAGCCGGTGGAATGCGTCATTGCCGATACCTGTATCGGCGGAGTGGCCGAGGCGGCGGCGGCTGAGAAAAAATTCAAGCATGCCGATGTCGGTCTTACGATCACGGTGACGCCTTGCTGGTGCTATGGAACGGAAACGATGGATGCGGATCCTTCCAGACCGAAGGCGGTCTGGGGCTTTAACGGCACGGGCCGTCCAGGTGCGGTCTATCTGGCTGCGGTGCTGTCCGCTCATGCGCAAAAAGGATTGCCTGCATTCGGTATTTACGGCGAGGATGTGCAGGATGAAGGAGATACCCGGATTCCGGATGACGTGCAGGAGAAGCTGCTGCGTTTTGCACGGAGCGGTCTGGCTGCTGCCATCATGCGCGGCCAAGCGTATCTGTCCATGGGCTCGGTGTCGATGGGGATCGCCGGCTCGATTGTGGACGACAGCTTCTTCCAGGAATACCTCGGCATGCGGAATGAATATGTCGATATGAGTGAATTTACCCGCCGGTTGGAAGAGGAAATCTACGACCCTGAGGAGTACAAGCTGGCGCTGGCGTGGGTGAAGGAGAACTGCGTCGAAGGACCGGACAACAACCCGCAGAAGCTTCAGACGTCCCGTGAACGCAAGGACTACGAGTGGGAAACGGTCGTAAAAATGACGCTGATTACGCGCGATCTGATGATCGGTAATCCACGCCTTGCGGAGCTGGGCTTCGAGGAGGAAGCACAAGGACATCATGCGATCGCATCAGGCTTCCAGGGGCAGCGTCAATGGACCGATCACTTCCCGAACGGGGACTTCCTTGAAACCATTCTGAACTCCTCCTTCGACTGGAACGGCAAGCGTTCGCCGTATATTGTGGCGACGGAAAATGACAGCTTGAACGGGGTCGGCATGCTGTTCGGTTATCTGCTTACCAATACGGCTCAGATATTCGCGGACGTACGGACATACTGGAGCCCGGCTTCGGTTGAACGGGTGACCGGCTACAAGCTTGAAGGGAAAGCAGCGGGCGGCATTCTGCATTTAATCAACTCCGGCTCCGCGGCGCTTGACGGCACCGGTGAACAGCAGCGGGACGGAAAGCCGGTCATGAAGCCGTTCTGGGAGATTACCGACGAAGAAGTGGAACGGACCCTGAAGGCAACGCAGTTCAGACCGGCTTCCCTTGAGTATTTCCGCGGCGGCGGCTTCTCCACGGACTACCTGACACGCGGTGGAATGCCGATGACGATGTTCCGCCTGAATTTGGTCAAGGGCATAGGGCCGGTGCTGCAGATCGCGGAGGGATATTCGGTGGACTTGCCGGCCGAGGTTCATGATACGCTCGATAAGCGTACGGATCCGACATGGCCGACCACCTGGTTCGTTCCAAATATTACGGGCGAAGGCGCGTTCACAAGCGTATACGAAGTCATGAATCAGTGGGGAGCCAATCACGGGGTCATCAGCTACGGCCATATCGGAGCCGACCTGATTACGCTGGCATCGGTGCTCCGCATTCCGGTCAACATGCATAATGTACCGGCTGAGCAGGTATTCCGCCCGCGTGCTTGGGGCTTATTCGGCACCGCCGATCCGGAAAGCGCCGACTTCCGCGCTTGTCAGAACTTCGGTCCGCTGTATAAGTAA
- a CDS encoding class II aldolase/adducin family protein, with product MQNMETRQELCKYAKKIVDNGLVVGPGGNISAKSGEMMYLSPSGFALEEIEPEQWIEVHIPTGEITDIGLRPSSEVLMHLYGYRSNPDIGAMVHTHPSHCIAFTLIEKELPVMFPDQAALVGRTAYVPYIIPTTDLLAEAVAAKVTEASSILLGNHGLVTTGRNLREAYYRTQVVEESAKIYLSAKAAGQPVPLTDQEVDDIAALESEDYRIQLLQKMK from the coding sequence ATGCAAAATATGGAGACACGGCAGGAGCTGTGTAAATATGCGAAAAAAATCGTGGACAACGGCCTAGTCGTCGGACCCGGCGGGAATATCAGCGCTAAGTCGGGGGAGATGATGTACCTGTCCCCGAGCGGCTTCGCATTGGAGGAAATCGAGCCGGAGCAATGGATCGAGGTTCATATACCGACAGGCGAGATTACGGATATCGGGTTAAGACCGTCCTCTGAGGTGCTGATGCACTTGTATGGCTACCGCAGCAACCCGGATATCGGAGCGATGGTGCATACCCATCCGTCCCACTGCATCGCCTTTACGTTAATCGAAAAGGAGCTGCCGGTCATGTTTCCGGATCAGGCCGCTCTTGTGGGGCGGACCGCTTATGTGCCCTATATTATTCCGACAACGGATTTACTCGCCGAAGCGGTTGCGGCCAAGGTGACGGAGGCGAGCTCGATCCTGCTCGGCAACCATGGCCTTGTAACTACAGGGAGAAATTTACGCGAGGCTTACTACCGGACACAGGTGGTCGAGGAAAGCGCCAAAATTTACTTGAGCGCCAAGGCTGCCGGTCAACCGGTGCCGCTGACGGACCAGGAGGTCGATGACATCGCGGCGCTGGAGAGCGAGGACTACCGGATTCAGCTGCTTCAGAAAATGAAATAA
- a CDS encoding rhamnulokinase — translation MSHSSAVLAFDMGASSGRALLGEIVASPDGGSQGILKITEIHRFANVPVQFGEHMHWNTPMLLQEVKNGIRKAFQAGYAPVSYGIDSWGVDYGLIDRNGELIGIPYHYRDPRTEGMVEETCSQVGRERLFQESGLQFMPFNTIFQLNAMRKASSPMLDIADALLLTPDLINYFLTGVKACEFTMATTTQLYHVRQRKWNEPLIEELGLNPSMFIEPVEPGTWIGNLSGSTAKELGVPPIRAIAVASHDTESAVVAVPASSSSFAYLVCGTWSLLGTEMREPLLHPAVLKEDFSNEGGAFDTFQLLKNIMGLWILQECKRQWDQQGLGYGYGDLVRLAEEAEAFRSFIQPDDLRFMNPADMISEIQTYCRETGQPVPESTGAMVRCILESLAFRYREVLESMERLTGIRYEGLHMVGGGIQNELLCRFTANALGRTVWAGPVEASAIGNMLVQFIANGALASRDEGIELVKRSFPLAVYDPEADSEWNAMFSKYQAATRERQVSG, via the coding sequence ATGAGCCATTCATCTGCCGTGCTGGCGTTCGATATGGGGGCTAGCAGCGGTCGGGCGCTGCTTGGGGAGATCGTCGCCTCCCCGGACGGCGGCTCGCAGGGGATTCTAAAAATTACGGAGATCCACCGCTTCGCCAATGTCCCCGTGCAGTTCGGAGAGCATATGCACTGGAACACCCCCATGCTGCTGCAGGAGGTAAAGAACGGCATTCGCAAAGCCTTTCAAGCCGGCTATGCCCCGGTCAGCTACGGGATTGATTCGTGGGGCGTCGATTACGGGCTGATTGACCGTAACGGGGAGCTAATCGGGATTCCCTATCATTACCGGGATCCGAGGACGGAAGGCATGGTGGAGGAAACCTGCAGCCAAGTCGGCCGGGAGCGGTTGTTTCAGGAGAGCGGTCTTCAGTTTATGCCGTTTAACACGATCTTCCAATTGAACGCCATGCGGAAGGCAAGCTCTCCGATGCTGGATATCGCGGATGCCCTGCTGCTGACGCCGGATCTGATCAATTATTTTTTGACAGGCGTGAAGGCATGTGAATTTACGATGGCCACTACAACGCAGCTGTATCATGTACGGCAGCGGAAGTGGAACGAACCGCTCATTGAAGAGCTCGGGCTCAATCCTTCCATGTTCATCGAACCGGTGGAGCCGGGCACGTGGATCGGCAATCTGTCCGGTTCAACCGCGAAGGAGCTCGGCGTTCCGCCGATCCGGGCGATCGCGGTGGCATCGCATGATACGGAATCCGCCGTCGTAGCCGTTCCGGCAAGCTCATCGTCTTTTGCCTATCTCGTATGCGGCACATGGTCGCTTCTGGGAACCGAGATGAGGGAACCGCTGCTTCACCCGGCCGTATTGAAGGAGGACTTCTCGAATGAAGGCGGAGCCTTCGATACCTTTCAGCTGCTGAAGAACATTATGGGATTGTGGATCCTACAGGAATGCAAGCGGCAGTGGGATCAGCAAGGCCTGGGCTATGGGTACGGCGATTTGGTCCGGTTGGCCGAGGAGGCGGAGGCGTTTCGCAGCTTTATCCAGCCGGACGATCTCCGCTTTATGAATCCGGCGGATATGATTTCGGAAATCCAGACGTATTGCAGGGAAACGGGGCAGCCTGTGCCGGAGAGTACGGGAGCGATGGTTCGCTGCATTCTTGAAAGCCTTGCCTTCCGGTACCGCGAGGTGCTGGAGAGCATGGAGCGTTTGACCGGGATCCGATATGAAGGCTTGCATATGGTCGGCGGTGGGATTCAGAACGAGCTGCTCTGCCGGTTCACGGCCAATGCGCTGGGAAGAACCGTATGGGCCGGTCCGGTCGAAGCTAGCGCGATCGGCAATATGCTCGTGCAATTCATCGCGAACGGAGCCTTGGCAAGCCGGGATGAAGGAATCGAGCTCGTCAAACGTTCGTTCCCGCTTGCGGTGTACGATCCGGAAGCGGATTCCGAATGGAATGCGATGTTTTCCAAATACCAAGCGGCTACCCGGGAACGCCAGGTCAGCGGTTAA
- the fucU gene encoding L-fucose mutarotase, which produces MLKGISNLISPELLKILMEMGHGDEIVFGDGNFPAASHARRLVREDGHGIPELLQAILPLFPLDTYVASPAALMAVMPGDPVQTPIWDEYRSIISKFHHAKVEVEEMERSAFYERAKQAYAIVSTGEKALYANIILKKGVIGE; this is translated from the coding sequence ATGTTAAAAGGAATATCCAATCTGATATCACCCGAGCTGTTGAAAATCTTGATGGAGATGGGCCATGGCGATGAAATCGTATTCGGTGATGGCAATTTCCCAGCAGCCAGCCATGCCCGGCGATTGGTCCGGGAGGACGGTCACGGAATTCCGGAGCTGCTGCAGGCGATCCTGCCGCTGTTCCCGCTGGATACGTATGTAGCGTCCCCGGCTGCACTCATGGCCGTCATGCCCGGCGATCCCGTGCAGACCCCGATTTGGGATGAATACCGGAGCATCATCTCCAAGTTTCATCACGCTAAGGTAGAAGTTGAAGAAATGGAGCGCTCGGCTTTCTACGAGCGGGCGAAGCAAGCGTACGCCATCGTCTCGACAGGAGAGAAGGCGCTGTACGCCAATATTATTCTAAAAAAAGGCGTCATCGGGGAGTAA
- a CDS encoding DUF4183 domain-containing protein, with the protein MVTPNVMRYFYTTDTLVALDPPLVIPANQFTDDNGNAVTELMEITSSGYSNLYINGMMQEGRIFSVTPDRLTLFSPGDVLLAGTPVILQVFQFSAQVVV; encoded by the coding sequence GTGGTCACGCCTAATGTCATGCGCTATTTTTATACAACCGATACCTTGGTCGCACTCGATCCTCCGCTGGTCATCCCGGCGAACCAGTTTACGGATGATAACGGTAATGCCGTTACCGAATTGATGGAGATCACGTCAAGCGGTTATTCCAACCTTTACATTAATGGCATGATGCAAGAGGGCCGCATATTTAGCGTCACCCCCGATAGGCTGACACTTTTCTCCCCTGGCGATGTTCTCCTCGCGGGAACACCGGTGATCCTGCAGGTCTTTCAATTTAGCGCCCAAGTGGTCGTATAA
- a CDS encoding DUF4183 domain-containing protein has translation MPVIKPVITAIATAPVATGGVVTTTVTPVVSRYFAVVTAAMIGATATTMPATSFLDDAGAAITAFPALTGTEYVNVYINGMLQQSALFTLSTADLVLDATDVPEGIPVLLEIASFTNTASAITTQPTISAPTITIIM, from the coding sequence ATGCCAGTTATTAAACCGGTCATTACGGCGATCGCCACGGCGCCGGTGGCGACGGGAGGAGTCGTAACGACGACGGTCACTCCCGTTGTCTCACGCTATTTCGCAGTGGTAACGGCAGCCATGATTGGAGCCACTGCGACCACGATGCCGGCGACGAGCTTTCTTGATGATGCGGGCGCTGCGATCACGGCATTTCCCGCTCTGACGGGAACGGAATATGTCAATGTGTATATCAACGGCATGCTGCAGCAAAGCGCTCTCTTTACGTTGTCGACCGCGGATTTGGTGCTTGATGCCACGGATGTCCCTGAAGGGATTCCGGTGCTGCTCGAGATCGCAAGCTTTACCAACACGGCATCTGCAATCACAACGCAGCCAACGATTTCGGCGCCAACGATAACGATCATTATGTAA
- a CDS encoding amidase family protein produces MSLDKEKWVVEATISDMQRAMDEGLITSFELVQLYLVRIGRHDGRLRSIIEVNPDALAIGRKLDQERREKGARGPLHGIPIILKDNIDTGDRMHTSAGSLALAESFAKGDAFITARLREAGAVLLGKANMTEWANFMSPTMWAGYSARNGLTLNPYGPGELFVGGSSSGSAAAVAANLAAAAIGTETSGSIISPSSQNSLVGIKPTIGLVSRSGIIPITNTQDTAGPMARTVADAAILLGAIVGRDERDDATKIDPRQHRPDYTDALVIDGARHARIGIPRYYYKHLDSDRIDIVESAIRVLRELGAEIVDPVHLPCQGTHWDANVLRYEFKKYVNDYLATLGPEQPVHSLADVIAFNETHAETALKYGQDTLIWANETSGTLTETVYLKSLRKNKEMAGTNGIDHALKEHKLDALLFLGNEYGADLAARASYPSITVPGGYAQRGIIAPGGYITKGPQGITFVGTAFSEPQLIKLAYAFEQATRHRVPPVL; encoded by the coding sequence ATGTCTTTGGACAAAGAAAAATGGGTTGTGGAAGCAACCATATCCGATATGCAGCGGGCGATGGATGAAGGCTTGATCACTTCATTCGAGCTCGTTCAACTGTATTTGGTCCGGATCGGCCGGCATGACGGTAGACTCCGCTCCATAATCGAGGTGAATCCCGATGCGCTGGCGATTGGACGGAAGCTGGACCAAGAGCGGCGAGAGAAAGGGGCTAGAGGGCCTCTTCACGGGATTCCGATTATTCTGAAGGACAATATCGATACAGGAGACCGGATGCACACAAGTGCCGGTTCGCTCGCACTGGCGGAATCTTTTGCGAAAGGCGATGCCTTTATTACGGCAAGGCTGCGGGAGGCCGGCGCCGTTCTGTTGGGGAAAGCGAATATGACCGAATGGGCAAATTTTATGTCGCCGACGATGTGGGCGGGGTATAGCGCAAGGAACGGGCTGACGCTAAATCCATACGGTCCCGGCGAGCTGTTTGTTGGCGGATCGAGCTCGGGTTCCGCTGCTGCCGTGGCAGCCAATTTAGCTGCTGCAGCGATCGGAACGGAAACATCAGGTTCGATTATCAGCCCGTCCAGCCAGAACAGCCTCGTGGGGATCAAGCCGACGATTGGACTTGTGAGCCGGAGCGGCATCATCCCGATAACCAACACCCAAGATACAGCCGGACCTATGGCTAGAACCGTCGCGGATGCGGCCATCCTCCTTGGCGCCATTGTCGGAAGGGATGAGCGGGACGACGCCACGAAGATCGATCCGCGGCAGCACCGACCGGATTATACGGATGCGCTTGTCATTGACGGAGCGAGACATGCGAGGATCGGTATACCAAGATACTACTACAAGCATCTCGATTCGGACAGAATAGATATAGTCGAGTCGGCGATCCGGGTGCTGCGCGAACTGGGAGCGGAAATCGTCGATCCCGTGCATCTTCCCTGCCAGGGGACGCACTGGGATGCGAATGTGCTGCGATACGAGTTCAAGAAATATGTGAATGATTATTTGGCCACACTGGGCCCAGAGCAGCCGGTGCATTCACTTGCAGATGTGATCGCATTTAATGAAACGCATGCCGAAACAGCACTGAAGTATGGACAGGATACGCTGATCTGGGCAAATGAAACAAGCGGTACGCTGACGGAAACGGTCTACCTGAAGAGCCTAAGGAAGAACAAGGAAATGGCCGGGACCAATGGGATTGACCATGCCTTGAAGGAGCACAAGCTGGATGCCTTGTTGTTTCTGGGTAATGAATACGGGGCGGATCTGGCTGCCCGGGCAAGCTATCCATCGATAACCGTTCCCGGCGGTTATGCGCAGCGAGGCATCATTGCTCCGGGAGGATACATTACAAAAGGGCCGCAGGGCATCACGTTCGTTGGCACGGCATTTAGCGAGCCCCAATTAATCAAGCTTGCCTATGCCTTTGAGCAGGCCACACGCCACAGGGTGCCTCCCGTGCTTTAG
- a CDS encoding LacI family DNA-binding transcriptional regulator: MKQVTIYDIAKEAKVSAATVSRVLNNTAPVKESTRSKIMQIIHKYQFQPNALARSLLKKETGTIGVIMPDITNPFFPEVFSGIDRAASEMGYTFFLCDTLGDTRKESQYLHMLREKQVDGILFLGGRINLSKCDPELAEEVVETASRIPTVLINGNLPGTSLHRVILNEAKGAEMATQFLIDAGHRSIAFIAGNEEMTTTAQKVRAFRRVMKKNGLEAAKDSVLYGDYSMASGESSMEKILARRERPTAVFCVNDLTAVGALKAAMKAGVSVPDEVSVIGFDDIPLASAIYPELTTVSQRMDLLGGTGVQVLHKMILKEKVKMLTVIEPELVVRNSTRNLR, encoded by the coding sequence ATGAAGCAAGTGACGATCTACGATATAGCCAAGGAGGCCAAGGTCTCTGCCGCCACGGTCTCGAGAGTGCTGAACAACACGGCGCCTGTCAAAGAAAGCACGCGTTCCAAGATCATGCAGATCATCCATAAATATCAGTTCCAGCCGAACGCCCTGGCCCGAAGCTTACTGAAAAAAGAAACAGGGACGATCGGCGTGATCATGCCCGATATCACGAACCCATTCTTTCCGGAAGTATTCAGCGGCATCGATCGGGCGGCCAGTGAGATGGGCTACACGTTTTTTCTGTGCGATACGCTGGGCGACACTCGGAAAGAGTCGCAGTATTTGCATATGCTGCGGGAGAAACAGGTAGACGGAATTCTATTTCTGGGTGGACGCATTAATTTGTCCAAGTGCGATCCGGAGCTGGCCGAAGAGGTCGTTGAGACGGCATCACGGATTCCGACCGTGCTCATTAACGGCAATCTGCCGGGCACCTCGCTTCATCGAGTCATTCTGAATGAAGCCAAGGGCGCGGAGATGGCGACCCAATTTCTTATTGATGCCGGTCATCGAAGCATAGCATTCATTGCCGGGAACGAAGAAATGACCACAACGGCCCAGAAGGTAAGGGCCTTTAGGCGCGTGATGAAGAAGAACGGCTTGGAGGCCGCCAAGGACAGCGTTCTTTACGGGGATTATTCAATGGCGTCGGGAGAGAGCTCGATGGAGAAAATTCTTGCGCGGCGGGAACGGCCGACAGCCGTATTCTGCGTGAACGATCTCACGGCCGTCGGAGCATTGAAGGCAGCCATGAAGGCAGGCGTATCCGTTCCGGATGAGGTATCGGTCATCGGATTCGACGACATTCCGCTTGCGTCGGCAATCTATCCCGAATTGACTACCGTTTCCCAGCGAATGGATCTGCTTGGCGGAACCGGTGTGCAAGTGCTGCACAAGATGATTCTCAAGGAAAAAGTTAAGATGCTTACGGTCATCGAGCCTGAGCTGGTCGTACGGAACAGCACCCGGAACTTGCGTTAA